In Bombus pyrosoma isolate SC7728 linkage group LG2, ASM1482585v1, whole genome shotgun sequence, a genomic segment contains:
- the LOC122574554 gene encoding golgin subfamily A member 6-like protein 22 isoform X1 has protein sequence MPGAGGQPPPQRTTFRPPWVKDGPSPLPMPTAPWTLNSRRDSKSKAEEPPPFTQVTLKSVSKPEAKPSAEAQPRKQSKITIIPSQPKSEKNTSSQPAPTKLRENGRQEPNSRPQLERQVRIERSRSRGDTIPLSKSESTTGAPTLSKSSSRAAIPPPPPPRPPPPPPSRTILKDLPPLNDTQQQQLEMLKQRPRKRPDWASMMKEVESGKPLRHVKCNDRSAPLIERVNKVTADPAGKAHFVFESEKSNMHNQLLKQIQEGVKLKRVQTNDRSRPMLEGLRKFRRQLTIEEQMQKSEEPTDDSISDDMDDIDAVRDDLQSTKQMLALELRNKEALERENKRLQARILNLEAEVDHAKSQKSVQEQRKYDEQITESLKKDALQARKDAEKFEKEYGIVSDERDKLKNELEEMRRMYAALERRMKAEQELEPVPIIELADDGHEAAWYNVSGMALAGCPSAKDVAKIASQKSIDKKEPSESEEEEEESSEEEDDKDPKAAEKRLQREIKLLTTKIKNFKDKAVNARKERHALKDQIKQQQKLLKEEKKKYKHLQKEVDKMAKLMSESEDDDKDEDEDEEEEEEETESEESESEESEDEETETEDEDQSLEGQRNTLQKQTKKHEGRLAALRKGNYLLKAQVDRLKDDLVKQREDSLTLQEDLDSVLAELG, from the exons atgcCTGGTGCCGGTGGTCAACCACCACCGCAGAGGACCACCTTCAGGCCACCCTGGGTCAAAGATGGTCCGTCGCCTTTACCTATGCCTACTGCACCCTGGACCCTCAATTCCAGAAGAGATTCGAAATCAAAAGCCGAGGAACCACCTCCGTTTACCCAAGTTACTTTAAAA AGTGTATCGAAACCAGAAGCGAAGCCCTCGGCGGAAGCACAGCCACGTAAACAGAGCAAGATCACAATAATCCCGTCACAGCCTAAAAGCGAGAAGAATACGAGCAGTCAACCGGCACCGACGAAGCTTCGCGAGAATGGACGACAAGAGCCAAATTCGAGGCCACAGCTCGAACGACAGGTTCGAATCGAGAGGTCCCGATCTCGAGGTGACACGATACCTCTTTCTAAGAGTGAGAGCACTACAG GAGCGCCGACATTATCAAAAAGTTCGTCGAGGGCAGCGATCccgccaccaccacctccAAGACCACCGCCACCACCTCCGAGTAGAACGATCTTGAAAGATCTTCCGCCACTGAACGACACGCAACAACAACAACTGGAAATGTTGAAACAGAGACCACGGAAACGTCCTGACTGGGCAAGCATGATGAAGGAAGTGGAAAGCGGAAAACCTTTGAGACACGTGAAGTGCAATGACAGAAGTGCGCCCTTGATCGAAAGGGTGAACAAGGTTACAGCTGATCCAGCAG GGAAGGCACACTTTGTGTTCGAATCTGAAAAATCGAACATGCATAACCAATTGCTGAAGCAGATTCAGGAAGGTGTAAAATTAAAGAGAGTACAGACCAATGATCGATCGAGACCAATGCTAGAGGGCTTGAGGAAATTCCGAAGGCAGCTGACGATAGAGGAGCAAATGCAAAAATCTGAAGAACCCACGGATGACTCTATTTCGGATGACATGGACGACATTGATGCCGTAAGGGATGACTTACAAAGTACTAAACAAATGCTTGCGCTTGAACTTAGAAATAAGGAGGCATTAGAAAGGGAGAACAAAAGATTACAA GCAAGGATTTTAAATCTTGAAGCCGAAGTCGACCATGCAAAATCTCAGAAAAGCGTGCAAGAACAAAGGAAGTACGACGAGCAAATAACAGAATCACTGAAAAAGGACGCTCTGCAAGCAAGAAAAGATGCTGAGAAATTTGAGAAAGAATATGGAATTGTCTCAGACGAAAGAGACAAACTAAAAAATGAATTGGAGGAAATGAGAAGGATGTATGCTGCTTTAGAAAGACGAATGAAAGCTG AGCAAGAGCTTGAGCCTGTACCAATAATTGAGCTAGCAGATGATGGCCACGAAGCAGCTTGGTACAATGTTTCAGGAATGGCACTGGCTGGTTGTCCAAGTGCAAAAGATGTAGCAAAAATAGCTTCTCAAAAAAGTATAGACAAAAAAGAACCCAGTGAAAgtgaagaagaggaagaagaaagttcAGAGGAAGAAGATGACAAAGATCCAAAGGCAGCAGAGAAACGGTTACAAAGAGAGATCAAACTTTTAACAAccaagattaaaaatttcaa GGACAAAGCTGTTAATGccagaaaagaaagacacgCGTTAAAAGATCAAATTAAACAGcaacaaaaattgttgaaagaagagaagaaaaagtataaaCATCTTCAGAAAGAAGTTGATAAAATGGCAAAGTTAATGTCAGAGAGTGAAGATGACGATAAGgatgaagatgaagatgaagaggaagaagaagaagaaacagaatcaGAGGAATCAGAATCTGAAGAATCTGAAGATGAAGAAACTGAAACAGAAGATGAAGATCAATCTCTGGAAGGTCAACGAAATACATTACAG aAACAAACCAAGAAACACGAAGGACGTTTAGCTGCATTAAGAAAAGGTAATTATCTCCTCAAAGCACAAGTCGACAGACTGAAAGATGATTTAGTAAAACAACGGGAAGATAGTCTCACTCTCCAAGAAGATCTTGACTCCGTGTTAGCAGAGTTAGGTTAa
- the LOC122574578 gene encoding uncharacterized protein LOC122574578 isoform X1: MKRVGRYRERQYQLAAQKHNQALLKHDYYQQIARYFERECRIAKHYDSWNYRNLDPKGELEKAKKAERLHVRRNKLRNLLKEEDETYRRELEERKRIKSREEETSLEVLRQKLREKRAEQSLYLPRTCRRYQSYFVCPKESTNTGWDTLRGTNLQYSRAYRDSINVARPIDQNFRRRSWKMTEDSNKTSHEQEIVQTEPEPLRYPAYPGYSYHEPGRPVSKYSARYAHRSLENTNMRTNESDDNPSSPSPASGSPNREIPPRVDDKESATELDNKQNDSKNDTLSATSPSSPKDEQSKNLAEQDDISNQKIDQDNVDTCKVESTINKYNNDRDQNTEKKDTRQFEVEKTMPWLRMIPEDKNLSRQMFLYLTHKELKSKIEDIKKRETHACNKQCWDEALRLRDMKNRLELIREKRMYHTENLDLDEESRKWGFVNIDKREAELLQREKVCTDSTMYSEDAKAMWKKWVHEDEQSAIKEALVRRENLMDKLEKEWQRLAIHEKEKIAQSYQIVTNDSALHVVPKVAATVNAAKMKSVSNSLN, from the exons ATGAAAAG GGTGGGACGATATCGGGAGAGGCAATACCAGCTAGCTGCGCAGAAACACAACCAGGCGTTGCTCAAGCACGATTATTACCAACAAATCGCGAGATACTTCGAACGAGAGTGCCGAATCGCCAAGCACTACGATTCTTGGAATTATAGGAATTTAGACCCCAAAGGTGAGCTCGAGAAGGCTAAAAAAGCGGAAAGGTTACATGTCAGAAGGaacaaattaagaaatttgttgAAGGAGGAGGATGAGACGTACAGAAGGGAATTGGAGGAacgaaagagaataaaaagcCGCGAGGAAGAAACGTCGTTAGAGGTTTTGAGGCAAAAATTACGAGAGAAACGCGCAGAACAGAGTCTGTATCTACCTAGAACTTGTCGAAGATATCAATCTTACTTCGTCTGTCCCAAAGAATCGACCAATACCGGTTGGGACACTCTAAGAGGTACCAATCTTCAATATTCTCGTGCTTACAGAGATTCCATAAACGTTGCCCGTCCAATCGATCAAAATTTTCGTCGTAGAAGCTGGAAAATGACCGAAGATAGCAATAAGACCTCTCACGAGCAAGAAATTGTTCAAACGGAACCGGAACCTTTGCGCTATCCTGCGTATCCAGGATATTCGTACCATGAACCTGGGAGACCCGTTTCCAAATATTCGGCCCGTTATGCACATAGAAGTTTAGAAAACACTAACATGAGAACTAACGAATCTGACGACAATCCAAGTAGTCCGTCTCCGGCATCTGGTTCACCAAACAGAGAAATTCCTCCTCGTGTAGATGATAAAGAATCCGCGACAGAACTAGATAACAAGCAAAACGATTCTAAAAACGACACATTAAGCGCAACTAGTCCATCCAGCCCGAAAGATGAACAATCCAAGAATCTCGCTGAACAGGATGATATTTCCAATCAAAAAATCGATCAAGATAACGTGGATACATGTAAGGTAGAAAGCacgataaacaaatataataacgaCAGAGATCAGAACACAGAAAAGAAGGATACTCGACAGTTCGAAGTTGAGAAAACCATGCCCTGGTTGCGAATGATTCCCGAGGACAAGAATCTCTCGAGGCAGATGTTCCTTTACTTGACTCACAAGGAGCTGAAATCTAAGATCGAGGACATCAAGAAGAGAGAGACGCACGCGTGCAACAAGCAGTGTTGGGACGAGGCTTTGCGGCTGAGGGATATGAAGAATAGGCTGGAACTAATTCGCGAAAAAAGGATGTATCATACGGAAAACCTCGATTTGGACGAAGAATCGAGAAAATGGGGATTCGTCAACATCGATAAGAGGGAAGCGGAACTTCTTCAACGAGAAAAAGTCTGTACGGATTCAACAATGTACAg tGAAGATGCAAAGGCCATGTGGAAAAAATGGGTGCACGAAGATGAACAATCCGCGATCAAGGAGGCTCTGGTGcgaagagaaaatttgatGGACAAATTGGAAAAGGAGTGGCAGCGCCTTGCAATtcatgagaaagaaaaaatcgcACAATCGTATCAGATCGTAACGAATGATTCTGCTCTACATGTGGTGCCTAAAGTAGCTGCAACTGTTAACGCGGCTAAAATGAAATCGGTCTCCAATTCCTTGAATTAG
- the LOC122574578 gene encoding uncharacterized protein LOC122574578 isoform X2 — protein sequence MVGRYRERQYQLAAQKHNQALLKHDYYQQIARYFERECRIAKHYDSWNYRNLDPKGELEKAKKAERLHVRRNKLRNLLKEEDETYRRELEERKRIKSREEETSLEVLRQKLREKRAEQSLYLPRTCRRYQSYFVCPKESTNTGWDTLRGTNLQYSRAYRDSINVARPIDQNFRRRSWKMTEDSNKTSHEQEIVQTEPEPLRYPAYPGYSYHEPGRPVSKYSARYAHRSLENTNMRTNESDDNPSSPSPASGSPNREIPPRVDDKESATELDNKQNDSKNDTLSATSPSSPKDEQSKNLAEQDDISNQKIDQDNVDTCKVESTINKYNNDRDQNTEKKDTRQFEVEKTMPWLRMIPEDKNLSRQMFLYLTHKELKSKIEDIKKRETHACNKQCWDEALRLRDMKNRLELIREKRMYHTENLDLDEESRKWGFVNIDKREAELLQREKVCTDSTMYSEDAKAMWKKWVHEDEQSAIKEALVRRENLMDKLEKEWQRLAIHEKEKIAQSYQIVTNDSALHVVPKVAATVNAAKMKSVSNSLN from the exons at GGTGGGACGATATCGGGAGAGGCAATACCAGCTAGCTGCGCAGAAACACAACCAGGCGTTGCTCAAGCACGATTATTACCAACAAATCGCGAGATACTTCGAACGAGAGTGCCGAATCGCCAAGCACTACGATTCTTGGAATTATAGGAATTTAGACCCCAAAGGTGAGCTCGAGAAGGCTAAAAAAGCGGAAAGGTTACATGTCAGAAGGaacaaattaagaaatttgttgAAGGAGGAGGATGAGACGTACAGAAGGGAATTGGAGGAacgaaagagaataaaaagcCGCGAGGAAGAAACGTCGTTAGAGGTTTTGAGGCAAAAATTACGAGAGAAACGCGCAGAACAGAGTCTGTATCTACCTAGAACTTGTCGAAGATATCAATCTTACTTCGTCTGTCCCAAAGAATCGACCAATACCGGTTGGGACACTCTAAGAGGTACCAATCTTCAATATTCTCGTGCTTACAGAGATTCCATAAACGTTGCCCGTCCAATCGATCAAAATTTTCGTCGTAGAAGCTGGAAAATGACCGAAGATAGCAATAAGACCTCTCACGAGCAAGAAATTGTTCAAACGGAACCGGAACCTTTGCGCTATCCTGCGTATCCAGGATATTCGTACCATGAACCTGGGAGACCCGTTTCCAAATATTCGGCCCGTTATGCACATAGAAGTTTAGAAAACACTAACATGAGAACTAACGAATCTGACGACAATCCAAGTAGTCCGTCTCCGGCATCTGGTTCACCAAACAGAGAAATTCCTCCTCGTGTAGATGATAAAGAATCCGCGACAGAACTAGATAACAAGCAAAACGATTCTAAAAACGACACATTAAGCGCAACTAGTCCATCCAGCCCGAAAGATGAACAATCCAAGAATCTCGCTGAACAGGATGATATTTCCAATCAAAAAATCGATCAAGATAACGTGGATACATGTAAGGTAGAAAGCacgataaacaaatataataacgaCAGAGATCAGAACACAGAAAAGAAGGATACTCGACAGTTCGAAGTTGAGAAAACCATGCCCTGGTTGCGAATGATTCCCGAGGACAAGAATCTCTCGAGGCAGATGTTCCTTTACTTGACTCACAAGGAGCTGAAATCTAAGATCGAGGACATCAAGAAGAGAGAGACGCACGCGTGCAACAAGCAGTGTTGGGACGAGGCTTTGCGGCTGAGGGATATGAAGAATAGGCTGGAACTAATTCGCGAAAAAAGGATGTATCATACGGAAAACCTCGATTTGGACGAAGAATCGAGAAAATGGGGATTCGTCAACATCGATAAGAGGGAAGCGGAACTTCTTCAACGAGAAAAAGTCTGTACGGATTCAACAATGTACAg tGAAGATGCAAAGGCCATGTGGAAAAAATGGGTGCACGAAGATGAACAATCCGCGATCAAGGAGGCTCTGGTGcgaagagaaaatttgatGGACAAATTGGAAAAGGAGTGGCAGCGCCTTGCAATtcatgagaaagaaaaaatcgcACAATCGTATCAGATCGTAACGAATGATTCTGCTCTACATGTGGTGCCTAAAGTAGCTGCAACTGTTAACGCGGCTAAAATGAAATCGGTCTCCAATTCCTTGAATTAG
- the LOC122574554 gene encoding glutamic acid-rich protein-like isoform X2, whose protein sequence is MPGAGGQPPPQRTTFRPPWVKDGPSPLPMPTAPWTLNSRRDSKSKAEEPPPFTQVTLKSVSKPEAKPSAEAQPRKQSKITIIPSQPKSEKNTSSQPAPTKLRENGRQEPNSRPQLERQVRIERSRSRGDTIPLSKSESTTGAPTLSKSSSRAAIPPPPPPRPPPPPPSRTILKDLPPLNDTQQQQLEMLKQRPRKRPDWASMMKEVESGKPLRHVKCNDRSAPLIERVNKVTADPAGKAHFVFESEKSNMHNQLLKQIQEGVKLKRVQTNDRSRPMLEGLRKFRRQLTIEEQMQKSEEPTDDSISDDMDDIDAVRDDLQSTKQMLALELRNKEALERENKRLQARILNLEAEVDHAKSQKSVQEQRKYDEQITESLKKDALQARKDAEKFEKEYGIVSDERDKLKNELEEMRRMYAALERRMKAGMALAGCPSAKDVAKIASQKSIDKKEPSESEEEEEESSEEEDDKDPKAAEKRLQREIKLLTTKIKNFKDKAVNARKERHALKDQIKQQQKLLKEEKKKYKHLQKEVDKMAKLMSESEDDDKDEDEDEEEEEEETESEESESEESEDEETETEDEDQSLEGQRNTLQKQTKKHEGRLAALRKGNYLLKAQVDRLKDDLVKQREDSLTLQEDLDSVLAELG, encoded by the exons atgcCTGGTGCCGGTGGTCAACCACCACCGCAGAGGACCACCTTCAGGCCACCCTGGGTCAAAGATGGTCCGTCGCCTTTACCTATGCCTACTGCACCCTGGACCCTCAATTCCAGAAGAGATTCGAAATCAAAAGCCGAGGAACCACCTCCGTTTACCCAAGTTACTTTAAAA AGTGTATCGAAACCAGAAGCGAAGCCCTCGGCGGAAGCACAGCCACGTAAACAGAGCAAGATCACAATAATCCCGTCACAGCCTAAAAGCGAGAAGAATACGAGCAGTCAACCGGCACCGACGAAGCTTCGCGAGAATGGACGACAAGAGCCAAATTCGAGGCCACAGCTCGAACGACAGGTTCGAATCGAGAGGTCCCGATCTCGAGGTGACACGATACCTCTTTCTAAGAGTGAGAGCACTACAG GAGCGCCGACATTATCAAAAAGTTCGTCGAGGGCAGCGATCccgccaccaccacctccAAGACCACCGCCACCACCTCCGAGTAGAACGATCTTGAAAGATCTTCCGCCACTGAACGACACGCAACAACAACAACTGGAAATGTTGAAACAGAGACCACGGAAACGTCCTGACTGGGCAAGCATGATGAAGGAAGTGGAAAGCGGAAAACCTTTGAGACACGTGAAGTGCAATGACAGAAGTGCGCCCTTGATCGAAAGGGTGAACAAGGTTACAGCTGATCCAGCAG GGAAGGCACACTTTGTGTTCGAATCTGAAAAATCGAACATGCATAACCAATTGCTGAAGCAGATTCAGGAAGGTGTAAAATTAAAGAGAGTACAGACCAATGATCGATCGAGACCAATGCTAGAGGGCTTGAGGAAATTCCGAAGGCAGCTGACGATAGAGGAGCAAATGCAAAAATCTGAAGAACCCACGGATGACTCTATTTCGGATGACATGGACGACATTGATGCCGTAAGGGATGACTTACAAAGTACTAAACAAATGCTTGCGCTTGAACTTAGAAATAAGGAGGCATTAGAAAGGGAGAACAAAAGATTACAA GCAAGGATTTTAAATCTTGAAGCCGAAGTCGACCATGCAAAATCTCAGAAAAGCGTGCAAGAACAAAGGAAGTACGACGAGCAAATAACAGAATCACTGAAAAAGGACGCTCTGCAAGCAAGAAAAGATGCTGAGAAATTTGAGAAAGAATATGGAATTGTCTCAGACGAAAGAGACAAACTAAAAAATGAATTGGAGGAAATGAGAAGGATGTATGCTGCTTTAGAAAGACGAATGAAAGCTG GAATGGCACTGGCTGGTTGTCCAAGTGCAAAAGATGTAGCAAAAATAGCTTCTCAAAAAAGTATAGACAAAAAAGAACCCAGTGAAAgtgaagaagaggaagaagaaagttcAGAGGAAGAAGATGACAAAGATCCAAAGGCAGCAGAGAAACGGTTACAAAGAGAGATCAAACTTTTAACAAccaagattaaaaatttcaa GGACAAAGCTGTTAATGccagaaaagaaagacacgCGTTAAAAGATCAAATTAAACAGcaacaaaaattgttgaaagaagagaagaaaaagtataaaCATCTTCAGAAAGAAGTTGATAAAATGGCAAAGTTAATGTCAGAGAGTGAAGATGACGATAAGgatgaagatgaagatgaagaggaagaagaagaagaaacagaatcaGAGGAATCAGAATCTGAAGAATCTGAAGATGAAGAAACTGAAACAGAAGATGAAGATCAATCTCTGGAAGGTCAACGAAATACATTACAG aAACAAACCAAGAAACACGAAGGACGTTTAGCTGCATTAAGAAAAGGTAATTATCTCCTCAAAGCACAAGTCGACAGACTGAAAGATGATTTAGTAAAACAACGGGAAGATAGTCTCACTCTCCAAGAAGATCTTGACTCCGTGTTAGCAGAGTTAGGTTAa